From one Anopheles cruzii chromosome 3, idAnoCruzAS_RS32_06, whole genome shotgun sequence genomic stretch:
- the LOC128270225 gene encoding uncharacterized protein DDB_G0283357 gives MYCLCRSARTITVRIVLLDETEFLHELQDDLPGQALLDVVFARLNLIETAYFGIRYIDQDGQTHWLDPSARLSRQLKGGKVPPYDLYFGVKFYACDPCKLVEEITRYQLYLQVKQDILQGRLPVSFELAAELGAYVVQAELGDYDPRKHPLGYVSEFRLLNNQTKEIECRIHELHIQLAGMSPSQAEFNYLDKVKWHDMYGVDLHPVLGEDSVEYFLGLTPGGIVVLRNKTTVAHYYWPRIAKVYYKGRYFMLRVCDKNNEVSTYGFETPKKSACKHLWKCCVEHHSFFRLVRVAPMQATGTLGSKYGGRSERQPMKDIPGQQRIAPPFTRTPSRRQPRRTMVDVQPVEEKLFDAPKYIQQEIKSISIPQPAQSFDSPYRSTCSIPAALNGIAGTGGKCQGAVQPPDSPRSTRSAPWMRSQQRGLFGINSSPKSVRSASTRMSAPANNARMRSSSVESHSSNESRSGRRRRQRSRRVSDNESEMSRGSGRSGRSHNSHRKHRRHRSKNRRNRSDTESRDRSCSGHRRSTDSIELVDSGEQWLEVQRKQHSDAVPKAAVIKSSQVMKGTHPDSGIVQHHQRSRRHRKHRSPSEKIWSSELTKHLQFDLVDTTGMTEDQLREIPYTVVETNHAAKKPNTLKVHKTSHHSTTSLSSHHHHHHHPQQQQQQQQPQQQQYQPPQHLPPPPQQQQHHHHQYQQPPQQQQQHTVGNNRIDRIREYPKGGDTSSLVENGVNGGSIRSASTISSSREYDRNSGLIRMMSSMSMGDFISPTGSSLSPLDSSGLRVSHEHTDSGLGADQDYAYSSERSSDSAKYGTNKSSGASVTSGHTKSSSSNNMKSHHHTVSSRKPPLCPGRSGAGPLPPVTSAITQQPLLQQQQQQHQQQSPLQPPPPHPSKFSSVPGVHSANGSNSRLINTSNTHYQNNHYTFSLTRNPTQTHHQHQHPSQQQQQQRHLGPGPPLGSSLGNGLSTSTYLDATLATLASSAAAPYHYYFDGTGFRSNVGPSGSGYHQPVTVGAGSIRGTKSDIGVSVRPKRHYHQQHLQQQQQHHHLPYISSVHRPVAASSERKRRLGASSSLGKSIDYLENYKTGVERLNQSNNNHNSTDVAGVGSGSPEAFTGLLATGGSQNVLNNNHCPSPPGPEPSAGGYFDANRNQNGDGSNARTPGGASENGNRHSEAGVASPTTTTSSPSYGQNVGPAKGAAATVGRGLSAGSGPGTWFGVGKHSNHRSSSLELILTPIIQSRRAQ, from the exons GATGACCTGCCCGGGCAAGCGTTGCTGGACGTGGTGTTCGCCCGGCTAAACCTGATAGAGACGGCCTACTTTGGGATTCGTTACATCGACCAAGACGGCCAAACG CACTGGCTGGATCCGTCGGCCAGACTATCGCGGCAGCTGAAGGGCGGCAAGGTTCCTCCGTATGACCTCTACTTTGGCGTCAAGTTCTACGCCTGCGATCCCTGCAAGCTGGTCGAAGAAATTACTCG ATACCAGCTGTATTTGCAAGTTAAACAGGACATCCTCCAAGGGCGATTGCCGGTGTCGTTCGAGCTTGCGGCCGAACTGGGGGCGTACGTCGTGCAAG CCGAGCTGGGCGACTACGATCCACGGAAGCATCCGCTCGGGTACGTGTCGGAGTTCCGGCTGCTAAACAACCAAACGAAGGAGATCGAATGTCGTATCCACGAGCTGCACATCCAGCTCGCCGGCATGTCGCCGTCGCAGGCCGAGTTCAACTACCTGGACAAAGTCAAGTGGCACGACATGTACGGTGTCGACCTTCATCCGGTGCTG GGCGAGGACAGTGTCGAGTACTTCCTCGGTCTCACTCCGGGCGGCATCGTGGTGCTGCGCAACAAGACCACCGTGGCCCACTACTACTGGCCCCGGATAGCGAAGGTGTACTACAAGGGGCGCTACTTTATGCTTCGCGTCTGTGATAAAAAT AATGAGGTTAGTACGTACGGTTTCGAGACACCAAAAAAGAGTGCGTGCAAGCACCTGTGGAAGTGCTGCGTGGAGCATCACTCGTTCTTCCGCCTGGTGCGGGTCGCACCGATGCAGGCCACGGGGACGCTCGGCAGCAAGTACGG CGGCCGCTCGGAACGCCAGCCCATGAAGGATATTCCGGGACAGCAGCGGATCGCACCGCCGTTCACCAGGACGCCATCGCGCAGACAACCGCGCCGGACGATGGTCGATGTGCAGCCGGTGGAGGAGAAACTGTTTGACGCACCGAAGTACATTCAGCAGGAAATCAAATCCATCTCAATACCTCAACCGGCCCAATC ATTTGACAGTCCGTATCGCTCTACTTGCAGCATACCGGCCGCACTGAACGGTATCGCTGGCACGGGCGGCAAGTGCCAGGGCGCGGTACAGCCGCCGGACTCACCGCGCAGTACCCGCAGTGCCCCCTGGATGCGGTCGCAGCAGCGGGGCCTGTTCGGGATCAACTCGAGCCCCAAATCGGTGCGCTCGGCATCGACGAGGATGAGTGCGCCGGCCAACAACGCCCGAATGCGCTCCAGCTCGGTCGAGAGCCACTCGTCGAACGAGTCGCGGTCGGGCCGTAGGCGCCGGCAACGTAGCCGCCGGGTGTCGGACAACGAGAGCGAAATGAGCCGTGGCTCGGGACGCTCGGGCAGGTCACATAACTCACACCGAaagcaccggcggcaccggtccAAGAACCGTCGCAATCGGTCCGACACGGAAAGCCGCGATCGGAGCTGTTCCGGGCACCGGCGGTCCACGGACTCGATCGAGCTGGTCGACTCGGGCGAACAGTGGCTGGAGGTGCAGCGCAAGCAGCACTCGGATGCGGTCCCGAAGGCGGCCGTCATCAAGAGCAGCCAGGTGATGAAGGGAACGCACCCGGACTCGGGCATCGTCCAGCATCACCAGCGGagccggcggcaccggaagcaccggtcGCCCTCGGAGAAGATATGGTCCAGTGAGCTGACGAAGCACCTGCAGTTCGATCTGGTCGATACGACCGGCATGACGGAGGACCAGCTGCGCGAGATTCCGTACACGGTGGTCGAGACGAACCATGCGGCCAAGAAACCGAACACGCTCAAGGTACACAAGACTAGTCACCACTCGACGACATCGCTTTcgagccaccaccatcatcaccaccatccgcagcagcagcagcagcaacagcagccgcagcagcagcagtatcagCCGCCCCAAcacctgccgccaccgccgcaacagcagcagcatcatcatcatcagtatCAGCAaccgccacagcagcagcagcagcacacggtCGGCAACAATCGGATTGACCGGATAAGGGAGTACCCGAAGGGCGGTGATACTAGCAGTCTGGTGGAGAACGGCGTAAACGGGGGTTCGATACGATCGGCCAGTACGATCAGCTCGTCCAGGGAGTACGACCGCAACTCGGGTCTCATCAG AATGATGTCCAGTATGAGCATGGGTGACTTTATCTCGCCGACCGGCTCGAGCCTGAGCCCGCTCGACAGCTCGGGGCTGCGGGTATCGCACGAGCACACCGATTCCGGACTGGGAGCCGATCAGGACTACGCGTACTCGTCGGAAAG GTCCAGCGACAGTGCAAAGTACGGTACGAACAAATCGTCCGGAGCATCCGTCACGTCCGGGCACacgaagtcgtcgtcgtcgaacaaCATGAAGTCGCATCACCACACAGTGAGTAGTCGGAAACCGCCGCTCTGTCCCGGTCGGTCTGGGGCAGGACCATTACCACCGGTTACTTCTGCCATCACACAGCAGCCGCtgcttcaacagcagcagcagcagcaccagcagcagtctCCGctgcaaccaccaccacctcaccCGAGCAAATTCTCATCGGTACCGGGTGTACATAGTGCCAACGGCAGTAACAGTCGCTTGATTAACACCAGTAACACTCACTACCAAAACAATCATTACACGTTTAGTCTAACCCGAAACCCCACCCAGACccaccatcaacatcagcatccgtcccagcagcagcagcaacaacggcaccTCGGTCCCGGTCCACCACTCGGTAGTAGTCTCGGTAATGGGTTAAGCACTAGCACCTACCTGGACGCGACGCTGGCCACGCTCGCGTCGTCTGCCGCCGCACCCTATCACTACTACTTCGACGGGACCGGCTTCCGGTCGAACGTGGGCCCGTCCGGAAGCGGGTACCACcagccggtgacggtgggcgCCGGTAGTATCCGTGGCACCAAGTCCGACATCGGTGTCTCGGTACGGCCGAAGCGCCACTATCACCAGCAacacctccagcagcagcagcaacaccaccacctgccGTACATCAGCAGTGTGcatcggccggtggcggcgagcAGTGAGCGGAAGCGACGACTCGGggcatcgtcgtcgctcgGCAAATCGATCGACTACCTGGAAAACTATAAGACTGGCGTTGAGCGGCTCAAccagagcaacaacaaccacaacagcacGGACGTTGCCGGTGTGGGTAGCGGCAGTCCGGAAGCTTTCACCGGACTGCTCGCCACCGGAGGTAGCCAGAACGTGCTCAATAACAATCACTGCCCGTcgccaccggggccggaacCGTCCGCTGGTGGCTATTTCGATGCCAATCGCAACCAGAATGGTGACGGCAGT AACGCGCGAACGCCGGGAGGCGCTAGTGAGAATGGCAACCGGCACTCGGAGGCAGGCGTTGCgtcgcccaccaccaccaccagcagcccgtCGTACGGCCAGAACGTAGGGCCGGCCAAGGGCGCGGCTGCGACGGTCGGCCGGGGACTttcggccggttccggtcccgggacCTGGTTCGGTGTCGGTAAGCACAGCAACCACCGTTCGTCCAGCTTAGAGCTGATACTAACACCTATCATACAGAGCCGACG